One window of Siniperca chuatsi isolate FFG_IHB_CAS linkage group LG19, ASM2008510v1, whole genome shotgun sequence genomic DNA carries:
- the mc4r gene encoding melanocortin receptor 4, which translates to MNTTEHHGLIQGYHNRSQTSGILPLNKDLSAEEKDSSAGCYEQLLISTEVFLTLGIISLLENILVVAAIVKNKNLHSPMYFFICSLAVADMLVSVSNASETIVIALINGGSLTIPVTLIKNMDNVFDSMICSSLLASICSLLAIAVDRYITIFYALRYHNIVTLRRAMLVISSIWTCCIMSGILFIIYSESTTVLICLIIMFFTMLVLMASLYVHMFLLARLHMKRIAALPGNAPIHQRANMKGAITLTILLGVFVVCWAPFFLHLILMITCPRNPYCTCFMSHFNMYLILIMCNSVIDPIIYAFRSQEMRKTFKEIFCCSHALLCV; encoded by the coding sequence ATGAACACCACAGAACACCACGGACTGATCCAAGGCTACCATAACAGGAGCCAAACCTCAGGCATTTTGCCACTTAACAAAGACTTATCAGCTGAGGAGAAGGATTCATCGGCAGGATGCTACGAACAGCTGCTGATTTCCACAGAGGTTTTCCTCACTTTGGGCATCATCAGCCTGCTGGAGAACATCTTGGTTGTTGCTGCTATAGTCAAAAACAAGAACCTTCACTCGCCCATGTACTTTTTCATCTGTAGCCTCGCTGTTGCTGACATGCTTGTTAGTGTCTCCAATGCCTCTGAGACTATTGTCATAGCGCTCATCAATGGGGGCAGCCTGACCATTCCTGTGACGTTGATCAAAAACATGGACAATGTGTTTGACTCTATGATCTGTAGCTCTCTGTTAGCATCTATCTGCAGCTTGCTGGCCATTGCAGTTGATCGCTACATCACCATCTTCTACGCGCTGCGATACCACAACATTGTCACCCTGCGAAGAGCAATGTTGGTCATCAGCAGCATCTGGACGTGCTGCATCATGTCTGGTATCCTGTTCATCATCTACTCAGAGAGCACCACAGTGCTCATCTGCCtcatcatcatgtttttcaCCATGCTGGTGCTCATGGCGTCGCTGTATGTCCACATGTTCCTGCTGGCACGTTTGCACATGAAGCGGATCGCAGCGCTGCCAGGCAACGCACCCATCCATCAGCGAGCCAACATGAAGGGTGCCATCACCCTCACCATCCTCCTTGGGGTGTTCGTTGTGTGCTGGGCACCCTTTttcctccacctcatcctcaTGATCACCTGCCCCAGGAACCCCTACTGCACCTGCTTCATGTCCCACTTCAACATGTACCTCATCCTCATCATGTGCAACTCCGTCATTGACCCCATC